Genomic window (Zingiber officinale cultivar Zhangliang chromosome 2B, Zo_v1.1, whole genome shotgun sequence):
ATGCCAACAATAAGGGAAGTGATAGGGGTAATTTGGACAAATGAGCATgctttttgataaaaataataaataaaaaggtGTCTTTTACAAAtatcattatttatttatttttatatttaaaacttacaTTTTGATAgggaaatattattaaaataatgagAGTGAAATCTAATTATAATATTCAtgtgtttaattaattaattaatatgaaaTAATAATAACTTTGCTTTCTTGATTCAAATTAGCTTTTGAGATTTATGAATAATTCTGTCCAAATTTATTCATAAGAATGGTAAGGAATATTGAATTGtagagtaaaagaaagaaaacaattcTTCACCAAAAGATTACtgaaaagttaaatattaatattaattcaTTTTCGTatgattaaaatttattaaaagaaagggaaatttgatatttttttaaaatacattaATTTATGGATAATAAATGTTAAATAGAAAAGAAAGTTTCTAGTTATAATGGTAAAGGGAATGCATTTATGAagactaataataataataatacccaTAAGAATCCAACTATTAGCTAATTTAGGATGTTGAttggaaaaaaaaactaagtttatAATTGATAAGAATGGTAAAAATATTTGTAATGAATATATGAGATCCCAATATCTTTTTATAATTAATAACTTAATTTATTCTTCATAAATtaacatttttttaataaaaacctttaaaatgttttttaaaataaacttatCTTAAAAAACTAAACATACTTTTattaaaaaacaaacaaaatcatatttagctataaaaatcattttgaggGATCAAAGAGACAAATACTAGTAGACTACCACTACTGTGCTTGTCTCATAGCATTTTAAAAATGCATAAAACTTTATACTCCGAATTTACCAACTAGATAAATCATGAAAAAGACCATCTACCTAttgtatataaaaaaataatagaaatcccTTGCAACAACCAAACTTGTATGAAACAAAAGGCTTTTTTATTGACACTAATAATTACAGAGTGTTCTCACTTAGTTATGCAACAAACATACAATACAACAACAAACAAGATCAGATTGAGCAAAAAGTAATGTAAGAGAATTATACCATTAGTCTTCTTTTTCTCCCCTTCCACATTCTCTTTTTGTCCCTTTAATTTACCAATTGCATATATTCTCCACTAGCATGAACCTCCTTCACCCTCTTCTCatactcatcatcatcatcttcttcatcttcctctttagtCTCCGGTTTCATTTGTAAGCCACCCTCCAACTCATCTTCCTTTGCAAAACCCAAGTCTGACAAAGCCGTCGACAACGATGGAACGATGCTTCTTGCCTCCTCGACAATGCTCATTATCTCCTCCCCACTTTGGGGCGAGTAGGAAAGGTTGGTGGTATCCCTCTTGTAGTACATTGATTGAGCAACTTCTGTTAGCTCCCTAGGCAAGTTCTTCAAGAACCAGGGGAGCTTCCTTATTTCACTTATCGTTATCCTCTGAACAAAGACAAACTCTCTCGTGACTAGAGACTTTGTATATCGACTTGGAGAATCAATCAGTATATTACCTTTGATGGATCAGCAACAAGTATCCTGGAGAGTAGTTGCCTACAATCTTTcgaaatgtgcacatattctgGTATTTTGTATTGCACAGAAACTATCCTCTGCGGTCAAACAAAAACAGAAACTCAGCTTCAAATTTATCCATTGTTGTTTGAGCATCTAGCCATTGTGAAACACGTAGAGATTACCGCCATTGTCTTCTTGAAGTTCTTCGGATCTTCAAGGTCTTCGAATGGATATGCTCCCACCAGCATCACATAGAGTGTTACTCCGCACGACCATACATCAGCCATCTGAGAAATTGAATCTAAACTTGAATGATTCTGACAATGGTAAAATGGCACGAGTGAAGTAGTATGAACTCTTTCACCTCTCGCAATTAATCAATGAGCATATAGAGAAGTTTACAGTGCATAATCTTTCAATTTAATCACAAATCTTTGACGATAGAGACATGAACTCGAAACAAATCTTAGAAAGATCACCAAAAGCATATTTTTTGTTTTGTTAAATTCACATAAAAGAAAGGAAAGTCTGAAAAGGCATGAGGTAAAACGTGTGTATAACAAGTAAGAACTGACAGCGTAGGGAGGGATTACGATAGGGAGGGATTACTCATGGATTCACAATGGCATCTAGATTTATGCATAAATGCAAGTCAAAATCATAGATATTAATTCGATCACACCAACCACTGAATTGGTGGTCCAGACCTTATCGATCAATCCGGAGCACTGTGCTAGTCTACGTCTGACTGTCTGAGTTAACATCAATGCAAGAGGAGAAAGAATGGAACGCATTGAATGAGTTACCGAAATAACCTTGCCGTCGTACTCGCGCCGAGAGAGGACTTCAGGGGCGATGTATGCTGGCGTGCCCACCGTCGACTTGGGGCGGGAGTGGAGCACCGACGACTGTCGTCGCGAAGCAAATGGCAGGTGAAAGGAAGGGAATTCTATCACGGAATAGTTTTgactttgacttgattggtggaaaagagagagagatggATGGAAAGAGTCACCTTGGAGTAGCCGAAGTCGCAGATCTTCAATCGCGGGGCAGGATTGCCGTCGAGCAAGGTGTTCTCCAGTTTGAGATCCCGGTGGCAAATTTGCTGAGGTCGGCATCGATTTCGTtagcgatttttttttttttcagaaagatTACGTTTTTCCGATGAAGATGCAATAGTTTTACCATGACATGGCAGTAGCTCACGCCGCAGATGAGCTGCTGAAAGAAAAATCTCGCCTGCCGATGCCACAAGTCAATCAGACAGCGAGTGATGCTGACGTTGTGGAAGAAAGCAGCAGATTTTGCCAAAACAGGGATAGGAAGGAGGGAATGACAGGGAAAGGTAACCCACCTCGTCTTCGCTGAACCTTCCCGCGAGGCAGATGCGCTCGAAGAGCTCTCCACCGGCGGCGTACTCCATCACGATCGCCAGGTGCGTCGGCGTCAGCAGCACCTGCAATGCCAAACAAACGCTCTCAAACACACGGCGTCTTCTAGCTAGGGTTCCAAAATAAATTAGGGATTTTGGCTTGCGCCGCGCGCCCAAACCGCACCTCTTTGAACCGAATGATGTTGGGGTGACACAGAGACCGGTGATTGATGATCTCCCTAGCAACGTTCTCATTGATCTGCGCGACCCAGAAACGACAATCTCGAGGATGACGACGAGAAATCGATAAAAAAAAAGGGGGGCCAAACTAAAACGAAgcggaaacaaaaaaaaaaaaaaaaatcccaccTTTTGGCCTCTGGGGATGTACTTCATTGCGACGAACTCGTTGGTATCCTTGTTCCTCATCAACCGAGCGACGCCAAAGTTACCGGCGCCGAGATCCTTCACAACCTCGTACTTCTCCATCTTCGTTCACGCCTCGAGAtcgcgacg
Coding sequences:
- the LOC122046829 gene encoding serine/threonine-protein kinase SAPK7-like isoform X3; translated protein: MEKYEVVKDLGAGNFGVARLMRNKDTNEFVAMKYIPRGQKINENVAREIINHRSLCHPNIIRFKEVLLTPTHLAIVMEYAAGGELFERICLAGRFSEDEARFFFQQLICGVSYCHVMQICHRDLKLENTLLDGNPAPRLKICDFGYSKMADVWSCGVTLYVMLVGAYPFEDLEDPKNFKKTMARIVSVQYKIPEYVHISKDCRQLLSRILVADPSKRITISEIRKLPWFLKNLPRELTEVAQSMYYKRDTTNLSYSPQSGEEIMSIVEEARSIVPSLSTALSDLGFAKEDELEGGLQMKPETKEEDEEDDDDEYEKRVKEVHASGEYMQLVN
- the LOC122046829 gene encoding serine/threonine-protein kinase SAPK7-like isoform X1 — its product is MEKYEVVKDLGAGNFGVARLMRNKDTNEFVAMKYIPRGQKINENVAREIINHRSLCHPNIIRFKEVLLTPTHLAIVMEYAAGGELFERICLAGRFSEDEARFFFQQLICGVSYCHVMQICHRDLKLENTLLDGNPAPRLKICDFGYSKSSVLHSRPKSTVGTPAYIAPEVLSRREYDGKVISMADVWSCGVTLYVMLVGAYPFEDLEDPKNFKKTMARIVSVQYKIPEYVHISKDCRQLLSRILVADPSKRITISEIRKLPWFLKNLPRELTEVAQSMYYKRDTTNLSYSPQSGEEIMSIVEEARSIVPSLSTALSDLGFAKEDELEGGLQMKPETKEEDEEDDDDEYEKRVKEVHASGEYMQLVN
- the LOC122046829 gene encoding serine/threonine-protein kinase SAPK7-like isoform X2 — its product is MEKYEVVKDLGAGNFGVARLMRNKDTNEFVAMKYIPRGQKINENVAREIINHRSLCHPNIIRFKEVLLTPTHLAIVMEYAAGGELFERICLAGRFSEDEARFFFQQLICGVSYCHVMQICHRDLKLENTLLDGNPAPRLKICDFGYSKSSVLHSRPKSTVGTPAYIAPEVLSRREYDGKMADVWSCGVTLYVMLVGAYPFEDLEDPKNFKKTMARIVSVQYKIPEYVHISKDCRQLLSRILVADPSKRITISEIRKLPWFLKNLPRELTEVAQSMYYKRDTTNLSYSPQSGEEIMSIVEEARSIVPSLSTALSDLGFAKEDELEGGLQMKPETKEEDEEDDDDEYEKRVKEVHASGEYMQLVN